Proteins encoded within one genomic window of Pigmentiphaga sp. H8:
- the pnp gene encoding polyribonucleotide nucleotidyltransferase has protein sequence MFNKVTKTFQYGQHTVTLETGEVARQASGAVMVSIEDTVVLATVVGAKKAKPGQDFFPLTVDYIEKTYAAGRIPGGFFKREGKPSEKETLTSRLIDRPLRPLFPEGFYNDVHVVIHTLSVNPEIDPDIAAMIGSSAALAISGIPFNGPIGAARVGWIDDQYVLNPTASQLKTSKLDLVVAGTDAAVLMVESEAQQLSEEVMLGGVVYGHEQMQTVINAINDLVREAGKPEWDWKPAAKNDALIASVRAVAEDSLKAAYQIRSKQERTTKLREVYADVHAKLAAQAEASGAAIDGVEVDNILFDFEAQIVRGQILNGEPRIDGRDTRTVRPISIRLGVLPRAHGSALFTRGETQALVIATLGTKQDEQIIDALMGEYRDRFMLHYNMPPFATGETGRIGVPKRREVGHGRLAKRALVSLLPAPQDFQYTIRVVSEITESNGSSSMASVCGGSLAMMDAGVPVKDHVAGVAMGLIKDGGKFAVLTDILGDEDHLGDMDFKVAGTVGGVTALQMDIKIQGITKEIMQVALAQAREGRLHILEKMREALEGSRGELSAFAPRMLSMKINPEKIRDVIGKGGATIRALTEETGTQIDISDDGTIVISSADLDRAKEAQRRIADLTADVEVGQIYEGAVLRLLDFGAIVQVLPGRDGLLHISEIANHRIANINDVLKVGQQVRVKVIEADDKGRLRLSMKAIAAEG, from the coding sequence ATGTTCAATAAAGTCACAAAAACCTTCCAATATGGCCAGCATACCGTCACGCTCGAAACCGGCGAGGTTGCTCGCCAGGCTTCGGGCGCGGTAATGGTGTCCATCGAGGACACCGTCGTGCTGGCAACCGTGGTCGGGGCCAAGAAGGCCAAGCCCGGCCAGGATTTTTTCCCGCTCACCGTCGACTACATCGAGAAGACCTACGCCGCCGGCCGCATCCCGGGCGGGTTCTTCAAGCGCGAGGGCAAGCCCTCCGAAAAGGAAACGCTGACCTCGCGCCTGATCGACCGGCCGCTGCGTCCGCTGTTTCCCGAAGGCTTCTACAACGACGTGCATGTGGTCATCCACACGCTGTCGGTCAATCCCGAGATCGATCCCGACATCGCCGCGATGATCGGTTCGTCGGCCGCCCTGGCCATTTCCGGCATCCCGTTCAACGGCCCGATCGGCGCCGCGCGCGTGGGCTGGATCGATGACCAGTACGTGCTGAACCCCACCGCCTCGCAGCTCAAGACCTCCAAGCTGGACCTGGTGGTGGCCGGTACCGACGCCGCCGTGCTTATGGTCGAATCCGAAGCCCAGCAGCTGTCCGAAGAAGTCATGCTGGGTGGCGTGGTCTACGGCCACGAGCAGATGCAGACCGTCATCAACGCCATCAACGATCTGGTGCGCGAAGCCGGCAAGCCCGAATGGGACTGGAAGCCCGCCGCCAAGAACGATGCCCTGATCGCTTCGGTGCGCGCCGTGGCCGAGGACAGCCTGAAGGCTGCCTACCAGATCCGCTCCAAGCAGGAGCGCACCACCAAGCTGCGCGAAGTCTATGCCGACGTGCACGCCAAGCTGGCTGCCCAGGCCGAGGCTTCGGGCGCCGCGATCGACGGCGTCGAAGTGGACAACATCCTGTTCGACTTCGAAGCGCAGATCGTGCGCGGCCAGATCCTGAACGGCGAGCCCCGCATCGACGGCCGCGACACCCGCACGGTGCGCCCGATCAGCATCCGCCTGGGCGTGCTGCCCCGCGCGCACGGCAGCGCGCTGTTCACCCGCGGCGAAACCCAGGCCCTGGTGATCGCCACGCTAGGCACCAAGCAGGACGAGCAGATCATCGACGCGCTGATGGGCGAGTACCGCGATCGCTTCATGCTCCACTACAACATGCCTCCGTTCGCCACCGGCGAAACCGGCCGCATCGGCGTGCCCAAGCGCCGCGAAGTCGGCCACGGCCGCCTGGCCAAGCGCGCCCTGGTGTCGCTCTTGCCCGCGCCGCAGGACTTCCAGTACACCATCCGCGTGGTGTCGGAAATCACCGAGTCGAACGGTTCGTCGTCGATGGCGTCCGTGTGCGGCGGTTCGCTGGCCATGATGGACGCCGGCGTGCCCGTCAAGGATCACGTGGCCGGCGTGGCCATGGGCCTGATCAAGGACGGTGGCAAGTTCGCCGTGCTGACCGACATCCTGGGCGACGAAGATCACCTGGGCGACATGGACTTCAAGGTGGCCGGTACCGTCGGCGGCGTGACCGCGCTGCAGATGGACATCAAGATCCAGGGCATCACCAAGGAAATCATGCAGGTGGCGCTGGCCCAGGCCCGCGAAGGCCGCCTGCACATCCTGGAAAAGATGCGCGAGGCCCTCGAAGGTTCGCGCGGCGAGCTGTCGGCGTTCGCGCCGCGCATGCTTTCCATGAAGATCAACCCCGAGAAGATCCGCGACGTGATCGGCAAGGGCGGCGCCACCATCCGCGCGCTGACCGAGGAAACCGGCACGCAGATCGACATCTCGGACGACGGCACCATCGTCATCTCCAGCGCCGACCTGGACCGCGCCAAGGAAGCGCAGCGCCGCATCGCCGACCTGACCGCCGACGTGGAAGTGGGCCAGATCTACGAAGGCGCCGTGCTGCGCCTGCTGGATTTCGGCGCCATCGTCCAGGTGCTGCCGGGCCGCGACGGCCTGCTG
- a CDS encoding branched-chain amino acid ABC transporter substrate-binding protein — MPAWAQGDAGAPVRIAVIEAMSGPFANTGEAIMRNLRFAVERVNARGGVKLADGAHRLELVPFDSKNQIDEALLLLRGAADQSIRIVMQGNSSAVAAGLIEGVNRHNQRNPGQRMVFLNYSAVDPALTNEKCSPWHFRFDASSDMRMAALTEVMRRDREVRKVYLINQDYSFGQEVARSARAMLAGKRPDVEVVADEFHAIGKVKDFSPYAAKILSSGADTVITGNWGNDLTLLVKAAREAGFKGSFYTFYGNALGAPAALGDAGVGKVRAVAEWHYNAGEPGMDRAYDAYRRMFPRPGDDYLNARMLHMTDMLAAALERAGKVDAAAIARQLSGMRWAAEGADLWMRPDDHQAIKPLYVFTMQKMGAGTVRRDVEGSGYGFETTLKVSAADLTLPTRCKMAKIPE; from the coding sequence ATGCCCGCCTGGGCGCAGGGAGACGCGGGCGCGCCGGTGCGCATCGCCGTGATCGAGGCCATGTCCGGACCCTTCGCCAATACCGGCGAGGCCATCATGCGCAACCTGCGCTTCGCGGTCGAACGCGTCAACGCCCGGGGCGGCGTGAAGCTGGCCGACGGCGCGCACCGGCTCGAGCTCGTCCCCTTCGACAGCAAGAACCAGATCGACGAAGCCCTGCTGCTGCTGCGCGGCGCGGCCGACCAGTCCATCCGCATCGTCATGCAGGGCAACAGCTCGGCCGTGGCGGCGGGGCTGATCGAGGGCGTCAATCGCCACAACCAGCGCAATCCCGGCCAGCGCATGGTGTTCCTGAACTACTCGGCCGTCGATCCCGCATTGACCAACGAGAAGTGCAGCCCCTGGCACTTCCGCTTCGATGCCAGTTCCGACATGCGGATGGCGGCCCTGACCGAGGTCATGCGGCGCGACCGCGAGGTGCGCAAGGTCTACCTGATCAACCAGGACTACAGCTTCGGCCAGGAAGTGGCGCGCAGCGCCCGGGCGATGCTGGCCGGGAAGCGGCCCGACGTCGAGGTCGTGGCCGACGAGTTCCACGCCATCGGCAAGGTCAAGGATTTTTCGCCCTATGCGGCCAAGATCCTGTCCAGCGGCGCCGACACCGTCATCACCGGCAACTGGGGCAACGACCTGACCCTGCTGGTGAAGGCCGCGCGGGAAGCGGGATTCAAAGGCAGCTTCTACACCTTCTACGGCAATGCGCTGGGCGCGCCGGCCGCGCTCGGGGATGCCGGCGTGGGCAAGGTGCGGGCGGTGGCCGAATGGCACTACAACGCCGGCGAGCCCGGCATGGACCGCGCCTACGATGCCTATCGGCGCATGTTCCCGCGGCCGGGCGACGACTACCTGAACGCGCGCATGCTGCACATGACCGATATGCTGGCCGCGGCGCTGGAGCGGGCGGGCAAGGTGGACGCCGCCGCCATCGCGCGCCAGTTGTCCGGCATGCGGTGGGCGGCGGAGGGAGCGGACCTGTGGATGCGCCCGGACGACCACCAGGCGATCAAGCCCCTGTATGTCTTCACCATGCAGAAGATGGGCGCCGGCACGGTCAGGCGCGACGTGGAAGGCAGCGGCTACGGTTTCGAGACCACGCTGAAGGTGTCCGCGGCCGACCTGACGCTGCCCACGCGTTGCAAAATGGCAAAAATCCCTGAATAA
- the rpsO gene encoding 30S ribosomal protein S15, with product MSVADINKANIVTEFQRAQGDTGSPEVQVALLTARINELTSHFKEHTKDHHSRRGLLRMVSRRRKLLDYLKGRNADAYRALIEKLGLRK from the coding sequence ATGTCCGTCGCCGACATCAACAAGGCCAATATCGTTACCGAATTCCAACGCGCCCAGGGTGATACCGGATCCCCCGAAGTGCAGGTCGCTCTTCTGACCGCCCGGATCAACGAATTGACCAGCCATTTCAAAGAGCACACCAAAGACCACCATTCCCGTCGCGGGCTGCTGCGCATGGTCAGCCGTCGCCGCAAGCTGCTCGACTACCTGAAGGGCCGCAACGCCGACGCGTACCGCGCCCTGATCGAGAAGCTCGGTCTGCGTAAGTGA
- a CDS encoding LysR substrate-binding domain-containing protein: protein MNWDDARIFLAIRRAGTLRGAAALLEVDQATAGRRLAALEAALGARLFLRTPNGYVPTPAGELAGAAAERMEQAADQLQRQMQGLDDKLCGVVRVATSDTMASFYVIPALRTLREAHPDIKVVLGTSTQVTNLTRREADIAVRTVKPTSPDLIARRLARRQIGVYASRDYLRRRGVPAMDAALKGHDVIRYDRAIGPLDGARLGGVSTGNARVALEVNSGLMMLEAVRAGLGLGELAVLMAQDDPDLVRVWPERTERLDVWLVLHADLNRTARVRAVADAIIAAFKGED, encoded by the coding sequence ATGAACTGGGACGATGCCCGGATCTTTCTGGCCATCCGGCGCGCGGGCACGCTGCGAGGCGCCGCGGCGCTGCTGGAAGTGGACCAGGCCACGGCCGGCCGCCGCCTCGCCGCCCTCGAGGCCGCGCTGGGCGCCCGCCTGTTCCTGCGCACGCCCAACGGCTACGTGCCCACGCCGGCCGGAGAACTGGCCGGCGCCGCCGCCGAACGGATGGAGCAGGCCGCCGACCAACTGCAGCGGCAGATGCAGGGCCTGGACGACAAGCTGTGCGGCGTGGTGCGCGTAGCCACCTCGGACACCATGGCGAGTTTCTACGTGATCCCGGCGCTGCGGACGCTGCGCGAGGCCCACCCCGACATCAAGGTCGTGCTGGGCACGTCCACCCAGGTCACCAACCTGACCCGGCGCGAGGCCGACATCGCCGTGCGCACGGTCAAGCCCACGAGTCCGGACCTGATCGCGCGGCGGCTGGCGCGCAGGCAGATAGGCGTCTATGCCTCGCGCGACTACCTGCGCCGCCGGGGCGTGCCGGCGATGGACGCGGCGCTCAAGGGCCACGACGTGATCCGGTACGACCGCGCGATCGGGCCGCTGGACGGCGCCCGGCTGGGCGGGGTGTCGACCGGCAATGCGCGGGTCGCGCTGGAAGTCAATTCGGGTTTGATGATGCTGGAGGCGGTACGGGCGGGCCTGGGCCTGGGCGAACTGGCCGTGCTGATGGCGCAGGACGATCCGGACCTGGTGCGCGTCTGGCCCGAGCGGACCGAGCGCCTGGACGTCTGGCTGGTGCTGCACGCCGACCTGAACCGCACGGCCCGCGTGCGGGCCGTGGCCGATGCCATCATCGCCGCGTTCAAGGGCGAAGACTGA